The DNA region GGACCTTCTCCTCCGGCATGGTGGAGGGGATGAGCGGCGTCCAGACCGGTCCCGGAGCCACGCAGTTCACCCGGATGTCGCGCTCCGCCAGCATCTGGGCGAGGCCGCCGGTGAAGTTCTGGATCGCGCCCTTGGTGGTGGCGTAGGCCAGCAACTGCGGGCTGGGCGCGTCGGCGTTCACCGAGGTGGTGTTGATGATCGAGCTGCCGCCCTTCATGTGCGGCAGGGCGGCTTTCACCAGGTAGAACATGGCGTGGATATTGGTCGCGAAGGTGACCTCCCACTCCTCGTCGGAGATCTCCTCCGGATTCGCGAAGGTCTTCTGGTGCGCGGCGTTGTTGACGAGCACGTCGACCTGCCCGAACGCGGCCACCGCCTTGTCGACGATGGCGCGGCAATGCTTCGGGTCCTTGATGTCCCCCGGCACCGCCACGGCCGTGCGGCCCGCCGATTCCACGAGGCGGCAGGTCTCGCGGGCATCGTCGTGCTCGTCGTAGTAGCTGACCAGCACGTCCGCCCCCTCCCGGGCGAAGGCGAGCGCCACGGCCCGGCCGATGCCGCTGTCCGCGCCGGTGATGATCGTCTTGCGGCCGGACAGCCGCCCGGAGCCGCGATAATGCGCCTCGCCGTAATCCGGGCGCGGATCCATGTCGGCGTCGCGGGCCGGCGGGGTGAGCTGGCGCTGCCGGTCGAACGGCGGCTTCGGGAAGTCGGTCATGTGGCGCTCCTTGCGCGGCGGCGAGGCGGTCGCGATGCAGAAATCCCGACGCGGGGCGTGGAACGGGGGCCGCGCTTCGACGTCCGGATCGATCGCGGACAGGTCCGCACCCGGTTGCCGGACGTCGCGGAGGTCGGGCGGATCCGTGATCGGCGTCTCCGCTGGAACCGTTCCCCGTGTCGACAACACGACCCGGCGGGCAATGTTTCGCGGAGATTGGCGAACAGCCGCGGTGGAGCGACGTCGTTGCGCGCGTGGCCACAATAGTGAGAGCGATGATGGCGCTCGATCGCTGCCGTGATTGGGGCGGAGGAACGTATAACTCTGCTCAAACGGTGCGGCGGGCGCGGATCAGCTCTCAAGCGTGACAGGAAAAGCCTGGTCCGGAACGATGCGGACCTTGTCGGGTTGGCTCCGTATTCGGCCAACACGGGGTAACCATGACGACCAAGCCACCGCCTGTTCCGCCGGCCAACCGGTCCGACAAGGGGCCCGGCAGCGCCACCGAAGCGCCGCTCACGCAGGGCCGTGCCGGATCCCAGACCAAGGATCCGGACAAGGTCGGCCAAGCCGGAAATTCCAAGGTGAACACCACCAACCAGGGATACCAGCAGGACCGCTGACGGCCCGAACCGCGCGGGCGCCGCGAGCCGCCGTGCCCGACGAGAGTGTTGATCCGCACCGGAGGATGATCATGGCAAATGCCAGTCGGCACAAGGTCGGCCCAGGCGCCCAGGGCAAGGGAGACGGGACCGGGGCCATGTCGGAGCTGCCCGAAGGCGTGCTGCCCGAGAACATGGTGCTCAGCAACCGAGACAAGTCCCAGCACAGCGACGAGCGAGGCCTGGACAGCAAGAACGTCCAGACCGAGCAGTATCAGGATCATGCCGGCAATCGGCAGGTGGTCGCCGAACTGGACGCCGACGCCGCCGGCAACACGAGCGGCCTGGCGAACCCGAAGACGGACGAGTCCGGAGCGCAGAGC from Methylobacterium sp. NMS14P includes:
- a CDS encoding SDR family oxidoreductase, giving the protein MTDFPKPPFDRQRQLTPPARDADMDPRPDYGEAHYRGSGRLSGRKTIITGADSGIGRAVALAFAREGADVLVSYYDEHDDARETCRLVESAGRTAVAVPGDIKDPKHCRAIVDKAVAAFGQVDVLVNNAAHQKTFANPEEISDEEWEVTFATNIHAMFYLVKAALPHMKGGSSIINTTSVNADAPSPQLLAYATTKGAIQNFTGGLAQMLAERDIRVNCVAPGPVWTPLIPSTMPEEKVRSFGSQVPMKRPGQPCELAPVYVMLAGPESSYVSGATVAVTGGKPIL